A DNA window from Lachancea thermotolerans CBS 6340 chromosome G complete sequence contains the following coding sequences:
- the SCM4 gene encoding Scm4p (some similarities with uniprot|Q06485 Saccharomyces cerevisiae YLR356W Hypothetical ORF), with protein sequence MSVCLAVTKTVAVSSLGIYCGMLTSACVASYAAPVDVLTQLAKPARVIARVGGALAAVSSAFFALSYFGAPAHWRHPYLLYGMLVAPVSAAYVAVVARVRGAHCRRACEKRRAQSASVHASTPASAAPEPALDDSVVDLGAAAAAAESAPETHVTSAEHVPVSHHVTPASAACARAAARHAAVLLLPAAAGLLGSVLGLYGEGLFV encoded by the coding sequence ATGTCTGTCTGTCTCGCTGTTACCAAAACCGTCGCGGTGTCCTCTCTCGGGATCTACTGCGGAATGCTGACCTCCGCGTGCGTGGCGTCGTACGCGGCGCCCGTGGACGTCTTGACGCAGCTCGCAAAGCCCGCGCGCGTGATCGCGCGCGTGGGCGGCGCGCTAGCCGCGGTCTCGAGCGCGTTCTTCGCGCTCAGCTACTTCGGCGCCCCCGCGCACTGGCGCCATCCATACCTGCTCTACGGGATGCTCGTTGCGCCCGTCTCCGCCGCGTACGTGGCCGTGGTGGCGCGCGTGCGCGGCGCGCATTGCCGCCGCGCGTGCGAGAAGCGTCGCGCCCAGTCCGCGTCCGTGCATGCCTCCACGCCCGCGAGCGCCGCACCCGAGCCCGCGCTGGACGACTCCGTCGTGGACCTGggcgccgctgccgcggCGGCTGAATCGGCCCCTGAAACACACGTGACCTCCGCCGAGCACGTGCCCGTTTCCCATCACGTGACCCCGGCCTCCGCCGCCTGTGCCCGCGCGGCCGCCCGCCACGCCGCCGTTTTGCTCCTTcccgccgccgctggcCTGCTGGGCTCCGTCTTGGGCCTCTACGGCGAGGGCCTCTTTGTTTAG